The following coding sequences lie in one Kribbella sp. NBC_00709 genomic window:
- a CDS encoding TetR/AcrR family transcriptional regulator — protein MPTESRRERAREERRTLILRTARDLAESEGWDAVTTRRLADAVDYSQPVLYGHFKNMDAIADAIALEGIEELAAVLQAADGLHGLARAYLGYAETHPAAYEAMFTRRTDLVFGTAESPSVLKAAFAAIRAAVEPFADAENAETLTEVFWSALHGQATLTRGRRLRPTHAQARADALTALITNASW, from the coding sequence ATGCCGACCGAGTCACGCCGGGAACGGGCCCGCGAGGAGCGCCGTACCCTGATCCTCCGGACCGCCCGCGACCTCGCCGAGTCCGAAGGCTGGGACGCCGTTACCACCCGCCGCCTGGCCGACGCCGTCGACTACAGCCAGCCCGTCCTCTACGGCCACTTCAAGAACATGGACGCCATCGCCGACGCCATCGCCCTGGAAGGCATCGAGGAACTGGCCGCCGTGCTGCAGGCGGCGGACGGCCTGCACGGACTGGCTCGCGCCTATCTCGGGTACGCCGAGACCCATCCGGCGGCGTACGAGGCGATGTTCACCCGCCGCACCGACCTGGTCTTCGGCACGGCCGAGAGCCCGTCGGTCCTGAAGGCGGCGTTCGCCGCCATCCGCGCGGCCGTCGAGCCGTTCGCCGACGCCGAGAATGCGGAAACCCTCACCGAGGTCTTCTGGAGCGCACTCCACGGCCAAGCGACCCTCACCCGCGGCCGCCGCCTCCGCCCCACCCACGCCCAAGCCCGCGCCGACGCACTCACCGCACTCATCACCAACGCTTCGTGGTAA
- a CDS encoding histidine phosphatase family protein, translated as MTTQEREDRVFLVRHGETEWSRSGRHTSVTDLPLTPEGERVAAGLKERLAGESFDLVLTSPRQRARRTAELAGFRDAEVDDDLVEWNYGDYEGITTAEIRKTVPGWTVWDDPVPHGETPAQVTTRLDRVVARIAAVPGDVLVFGHSHALRALTARWLELDATEGRHFVLNTATLSTLGWERGSPAILHWNS; from the coding sequence GTGACCACACAGGAGCGAGAGGACCGGGTCTTCCTGGTCCGGCACGGCGAGACCGAGTGGAGCAGGTCGGGCCGGCACACGTCCGTCACCGACCTCCCGCTCACACCCGAGGGAGAGCGCGTCGCGGCAGGCCTGAAGGAGCGCCTCGCGGGCGAGTCGTTCGACCTGGTGCTGACCTCACCGCGGCAGCGCGCCCGGCGTACGGCGGAGCTGGCCGGCTTCCGCGACGCCGAGGTCGACGACGACCTGGTCGAGTGGAACTACGGCGACTACGAAGGCATCACCACCGCGGAGATCCGCAAGACCGTCCCCGGCTGGACGGTTTGGGACGATCCGGTACCCCACGGCGAAACCCCCGCCCAGGTCACCACCCGCCTCGACCGCGTCGTCGCCCGCATCGCCGCCGTACCCGGAGACGTCCTGGTCTTCGGTCACTCCCACGCCCTCCGGGCCCTCACCGCCCGCTGGCTGGAACTCGACGCCACCGAAGGCCGCCACTTCGTCCTCAACACCGCCACCCTCTCAACCCTCGGCTGGGAACGAGGCTCCCCCGCCATCCTCCACTGGAACAGCTGA